In the genome of Desulfitobacterium chlororespirans DSM 11544, one region contains:
- a CDS encoding N-acetylmuramoyl-L-alanine amidase produces the protein MWPRRNKWSLVLGAVFSFWLMGQASVNAAPLTAEVTRIYGETRIETAIRIAQEGWNEANTVILARYDDFPDSLVSVPLSKRYDAPILLTASKGLDEGVLAEIKRLGAQHVILLGGTGVMGNPITKALEKEDLTWERIGGADRYETAALVADRLGGNGQVILTSGENFPDALAIGPYAGMTETPLLLTKAKDLPEVTRQKLVDLGAYQLNQETEAVTKTTVVGGEKAISPEAVAGLTGMTRIAGDNRYETAAKAFWFTQEEFGSDFASESQRTFLVTGENFPDALVTGALAVKQNAYLFMAYQEDLPAVTYSALGNAATGQLLVTIIGGETVLSERVKGIVEGSIQPPYLLAGLTVVVDPGHGGKDPGASGPGGSHEKNSTLPVGLYLADLLRQAGAKVVMTRTGDTSPAGVNYTELKDLQARVKIANQIPADLYVSIHNDAFSNPEAGGVTTYVSAENPKAEEGRKLASAVQQEVIKQVGLQDRKVKTANFYVIKNTTMPAILVELGFISNPVEEKLINDPEFQRKSALGIYRGILIHRGY, from the coding sequence GTGTGGCCACGACGAAACAAATGGAGCCTGGTCCTGGGTGCTGTCTTCAGCTTTTGGCTGATGGGGCAAGCCAGTGTTAATGCCGCTCCCTTAACGGCAGAGGTAACGCGCATCTATGGAGAGACACGCATCGAGACAGCCATACGGATTGCTCAAGAAGGTTGGAACGAGGCGAATACTGTAATCTTAGCCCGCTACGATGATTTTCCGGACTCCTTAGTCTCGGTGCCCCTTTCCAAGCGTTATGACGCTCCCATTCTCCTGACGGCCTCTAAAGGCTTGGATGAAGGAGTCCTGGCGGAAATCAAGCGGCTCGGAGCCCAGCATGTGATTCTTTTAGGGGGCACAGGTGTTATGGGAAATCCCATTACCAAGGCTTTGGAAAAAGAGGACCTGACTTGGGAAAGAATCGGGGGCGCCGATCGTTATGAGACCGCAGCTCTGGTGGCGGATCGCTTAGGCGGCAACGGTCAGGTAATTCTCACCAGCGGGGAGAACTTTCCTGATGCTCTGGCTATCGGCCCTTATGCGGGAATGACCGAAACTCCCCTCTTGCTTACCAAAGCCAAAGACCTTCCCGAAGTCACCCGTCAGAAGCTGGTGGACTTGGGGGCTTATCAACTGAATCAGGAGACGGAAGCCGTAACCAAGACCACAGTGGTCGGGGGCGAAAAAGCGATTTCTCCGGAAGCAGTGGCCGGACTGACGGGAATGACCCGTATTGCGGGAGATAACCGGTATGAAACAGCGGCCAAAGCTTTCTGGTTTACTCAAGAGGAATTTGGATCAGACTTTGCGTCTGAATCCCAGAGAACTTTTCTAGTGACAGGGGAGAATTTCCCTGATGCTCTGGTGACAGGAGCCTTGGCTGTTAAACAAAATGCTTACTTATTTATGGCCTATCAGGAAGACTTACCGGCGGTGACCTACTCGGCTCTGGGCAATGCGGCAACAGGTCAGTTGCTGGTTACCATCATCGGCGGGGAAACCGTGCTTTCCGAACGGGTTAAAGGGATCGTGGAAGGAAGTATACAACCTCCCTACCTCCTGGCGGGACTCACCGTCGTAGTGGACCCGGGACATGGAGGCAAGGACCCGGGGGCGTCGGGTCCCGGCGGGTCTCATGAAAAGAATTCCACCCTGCCGGTGGGACTTTACCTAGCGGATCTTTTGCGGCAAGCCGGGGCGAAAGTTGTCATGACCAGGACCGGAGATACCTCCCCCGCCGGTGTTAACTATACAGAATTAAAAGATTTACAAGCCAGAGTAAAAATAGCGAATCAGATTCCGGCCGATCTCTACGTCTCTATACATAACGATGCCTTTTCCAACCCGGAAGCCGGTGGGGTGACCACCTACGTCTCCGCAGAAAATCCTAAAGCCGAGGAGGGAAGAAAACTTGCTTCCGCTGTTCAGCAAGAAGTGATTAAGCAGGTGGGGCTCCAGGATCGCAAGGTGAAGACCGCTAATTTTTACGTGATCAAGAATACCACCATGCCGGCCATCCTTGTTGAATTAGGCTTTATCTCCAATCCGGTGGAAGAGAAGCTCATCAATGATCCGGAATTTCAGAGAAAATCTGCTCTGGGAATTTACCGGGGAATTCTCATTCACAGGGGATATTAG
- a CDS encoding transposase, giving the protein MKACKSSICALRKKIPDTMDKSQVEKICVDDFALKKRYFHDSIMVNLETHKIVDIIPSRDAHNVKQWLDTFPNIKVIFRDGDLTYASAATVAHSSAIQISDRFRLLKNLAEAVGRYIIRTFPSRVEMPSVHGDYTRNAGSL; this is encoded by the coding sequence GTGAAAGCGTGTAAAAGCAGCATATGTGCTCTGCGTAAAAAAATACCTGATACTATGGATAAATCTCAAGTAGAAAAAATCTGTGTCGATGACTTTGCCTTAAAGAAACGGTACTTCCATGACTCTATTATGGTCAATCTGGAAACGCATAAGATTGTTGATATAATTCCCTCAAGGGATGCCCATAATGTCAAGCAATGGCTGGATACCTTTCCGAATATTAAAGTCATATTCAGAGATGGTGATCTTACTTATGCTTCAGCAGCTACAGTGGCCCACTCATCGGCCATCCAAATTAGTGACCGTTTTCGTTTACTGAAGAATCTGGCGGAAGCCGTTGGCAGATATATCATCAGAACATTTCCCTCACGTGTGGAAATGCCATCGGTACACGGGGATTACACCCGAAATGCAGGCTCTTTATGA
- a CDS encoding cell wall-binding repeat-containing protein produces MKKRIKTAVVTLTAFTLLFTSPMFTPTIPEEVKAETSLTQPLRLAGNSRYDTAIQVSQSGWNYAEAVVLARGDDFPDALAGVVLAKSSLVNGPLLLTETAQLSEGVLEEIQRLGATKVYILGSPGAVSEKVESTLADQGLTVERLEGTNRYGTAGEIAKAAVPQSEKVFLASGSDFPDALSISSYAAAQGIPLLLTEKKSVPEVTLETLQALGVSEVTLIGGEGVILPEVKAQLEGLDYTVDRLSGADRYGTNLEILNSLSFNTEAVYIATGAKFPDALAGAALAAQNNHPIVLAPPKAFSEEGMSYLGSRRDEGASFTLLGGWGVISYGMESIIRTGNVNPKISLQYWDGYASYETYLRQLSLIPGKATDYVDYVSPNWRGSIGTDGSLKLVWDEGSSNYKQLTNMAHGLGMKVLPLINGSGATLNTLLKSPAAQEKLIGEIVVLLKNTNADGVVIDFETPLDYGDAKDPYDGVRNDLTTFMESLHSELQSMNKLVVMAVMPRMSSSQYWLDAYDYEALSHAVDYLHVMTYDHHYRTSAPGPIAPYPWIKQVLTYIQDQGVDMSKVLMGIPYYGRDWVVDGKDANGNPTYNSTAFGYSKALELADSYGATITYSKYNDADPVGTPTFKYTDEKGVEHTVFFDDYTSWNAKLSIINEFGLAGVGPWAMGWVDENTAEGLFPLLNQHLR; encoded by the coding sequence ATGAAAAAGAGAATCAAAACAGCCGTTGTGACTCTGACGGCATTCACCCTTTTATTCACAAGTCCCATGTTTACTCCCACAATACCAGAGGAAGTTAAAGCGGAAACCTCCCTGACCCAGCCGTTGCGTCTTGCGGGGAATTCCCGTTATGATACAGCTATTCAAGTTTCCCAATCAGGCTGGAATTATGCCGAGGCGGTGGTTCTGGCCCGGGGGGATGATTTTCCTGACGCTCTGGCCGGTGTGGTGTTGGCCAAGAGCTCCTTGGTCAATGGCCCGCTTCTCCTGACCGAGACCGCTCAGTTAAGCGAAGGTGTGCTGGAAGAAATCCAACGTCTGGGGGCCACTAAGGTCTATATCCTGGGCAGCCCGGGCGCCGTATCCGAGAAAGTCGAGAGCACCCTGGCCGATCAAGGCTTAACCGTAGAACGACTTGAGGGAACTAATCGTTATGGGACGGCCGGTGAAATCGCTAAAGCAGCCGTTCCTCAGTCCGAAAAAGTTTTCCTGGCTTCCGGCAGTGATTTTCCCGATGCCTTAAGCATCTCCTCTTACGCTGCCGCGCAGGGAATTCCGTTACTTTTAACAGAGAAGAAATCTGTTCCTGAGGTGACTCTGGAAACTCTGCAAGCCCTGGGCGTCTCCGAAGTGACTTTAATCGGCGGGGAGGGAGTCATCCTTCCTGAAGTGAAGGCGCAGCTGGAGGGTCTGGACTATACCGTGGATCGTCTGTCCGGCGCGGACCGCTATGGAACCAATCTGGAAATACTCAACAGCTTAAGCTTCAACACAGAGGCTGTCTATATCGCTACAGGGGCGAAATTCCCGGATGCCTTGGCAGGAGCGGCCCTGGCAGCACAGAACAATCACCCCATCGTCTTAGCCCCACCCAAGGCCTTCAGCGAAGAAGGCATGAGCTACCTGGGCAGCCGCCGTGACGAGGGAGCCTCCTTCACTCTGCTGGGTGGCTGGGGAGTGATCAGCTATGGCATGGAAAGCATTATTCGCACAGGGAATGTGAATCCAAAGATTTCCCTCCAATACTGGGACGGTTATGCCAGCTATGAGACCTATCTTCGTCAACTTTCCTTGATTCCCGGCAAGGCTACAGATTATGTGGACTATGTGTCCCCGAACTGGCGCGGTTCCATCGGTACGGACGGAAGCTTGAAGCTGGTATGGGACGAAGGCTCCAGCAATTATAAGCAACTGACCAATATGGCCCACGGGCTGGGTATGAAAGTTCTGCCTCTGATCAATGGCAGCGGGGCAACCCTGAATACCCTCTTGAAAAGCCCGGCTGCCCAGGAAAAGCTGATCGGCGAGATCGTGGTTCTGCTTAAGAATACCAATGCCGACGGAGTGGTCATCGATTTTGAGACTCCTTTGGATTACGGGGATGCCAAGGATCCTTATGATGGGGTAAGAAACGATTTGACCACCTTTATGGAATCCCTCCACTCTGAGTTACAGTCTATGAATAAGCTGGTAGTCATGGCGGTCATGCCCCGCATGTCTTCTTCTCAGTACTGGCTGGATGCCTATGATTATGAAGCTCTTTCTCATGCTGTGGATTATCTCCATGTCATGACCTATGATCATCATTATCGGACTTCCGCTCCCGGACCCATCGCCCCTTATCCTTGGATTAAGCAGGTTCTGACCTATATCCAAGATCAAGGGGTAGACATGAGCAAGGTTCTGATGGGGATTCCTTATTACGGACGGGATTGGGTGGTTGACGGCAAAGATGCCAATGGCAATCCCACCTACAATTCTACAGCCTTCGGCTATTCCAAGGCTTTAGAGCTCGCCGACTCCTATGGCGCAACTATCACCTACTCCAAATACAATGATGCAGATCCTGTAGGGACACCGACCTTTAAGTATACCGATGAGAAGGGTGTGGAGCACACCGTATTCTTCGATGATTATACCAGCTGGAATGCCAAGCTCTCCATCATCAATGAATTCGGACTGGCCGGAGTAGGCCCCTGGGCTATGGGCTGGGTGGATGAGAATACGGCTGAAGGCCTGTTTCCACTGCTCAATCAGCATCTGCGCTAG
- a CDS encoding Ig-like domain-containing protein, translating into MNRKKFTRAAKIVTASLVAFTMTASPVFAATGDLWKGTTNKGSVAQMILGGSAGRLDFATNIGQYTYEVDGVGYAVGEVDTMFKANPTLSPAEVQAKVKAELTGTPVSDELVVESVSAITGTVDIVVGQKLEFAINSGTEAADLAALAEEGYTVEFLASKAVFTGASSTSSNGVLVALAADTTFKYQVKVSKAGAVVAESELKEVTVQDKANKVTSISAIELYVTQNGEEVKVESGKLATGDVAKVVVMGRTAALAADADDADITAKVGLSTSKVAIATVATTGAVTQTGAKGDVTITAKVGDIVNAITVNAGNTARAVNATKSSIAPASLELATGDSADIVVSLKDQYGDTFVTVADAVKTAATNNADADVIAAAVATSTVEDDLTVKLTLVAHAANFGTGKVVVNHNATKLGEISLTVKAPGEIAEYKLETIDKKYELELMGASAAVTLQLLLNGYDAEGLFVAPTVPLANYSFESSDEDVAAVDNSGEVTAVATGTAVIKIYETADAFKTTVAEVTVMVKDSTPSIADATVATPAKVVAAGDITLADLFTKVTALDPEGKAVDVNAFSTADVTVGAPPVKIGSFLVTSIIPAGSTIEADPIASGKIAVSGTGKATINIALLNANGEIVKDVDVLIDIQ; encoded by the coding sequence ATGAATAGAAAAAAATTCACTCGTGCAGCGAAGATTGTCACAGCGAGTTTAGTTGCATTCACGATGACAGCTTCACCCGTGTTTGCAGCGACCGGTGATTTGTGGAAAGGCACAACCAATAAAGGTTCAGTTGCACAAATGATTCTCGGGGGCTCTGCTGGGCGGTTAGATTTCGCAACTAACATAGGTCAGTATACTTATGAAGTAGACGGTGTTGGATATGCAGTAGGCGAAGTTGATACTATGTTTAAAGCAAATCCTACCCTATCACCGGCTGAAGTTCAGGCTAAAGTTAAAGCAGAGCTGACAGGTACACCTGTTTCTGATGAACTTGTTGTTGAGTCGGTAAGTGCTATTACCGGTACAGTTGACATAGTAGTGGGACAAAAATTAGAGTTTGCTATCAATAGCGGAACTGAAGCGGCTGATTTGGCCGCTTTAGCAGAAGAAGGGTATACTGTGGAATTCTTAGCTTCAAAAGCAGTTTTCACAGGGGCAAGTTCAACTAGTTCAAATGGAGTGCTAGTTGCTTTAGCAGCAGATACTACTTTTAAATACCAAGTAAAAGTATCAAAGGCTGGTGCAGTAGTAGCTGAATCTGAATTAAAAGAAGTAACAGTACAAGATAAAGCAAATAAAGTTACTTCTATTTCTGCAATTGAACTATATGTGACACAAAACGGTGAAGAGGTTAAAGTCGAAAGTGGTAAATTGGCTACTGGAGATGTAGCTAAAGTTGTAGTAATGGGCAGAACTGCAGCTTTGGCCGCAGATGCTGATGATGCGGACATTACAGCTAAAGTAGGATTATCAACAAGCAAAGTAGCAATAGCTACAGTGGCAACTACTGGTGCCGTAACTCAAACAGGTGCCAAAGGTGATGTCACAATCACAGCAAAGGTCGGAGATATTGTAAATGCAATAACCGTAAACGCTGGAAATACAGCCAGAGCAGTTAATGCTACTAAATCATCAATAGCGCCAGCTAGCTTAGAATTAGCAACTGGAGATTCTGCAGACATCGTAGTATCTCTTAAAGACCAATACGGCGATACTTTTGTAACAGTAGCAGACGCTGTTAAAACAGCAGCAACAAATAATGCTGATGCTGATGTTATAGCTGCGGCAGTTGCAACTTCCACTGTAGAAGATGATCTAACAGTAAAGCTTACATTAGTCGCTCATGCAGCTAATTTCGGTACTGGTAAGGTTGTAGTCAACCATAATGCCACAAAGCTAGGGGAAATTTCATTAACAGTTAAAGCACCTGGTGAAATTGCAGAATACAAATTAGAAACTATTGATAAGAAATATGAGCTAGAGTTGATGGGAGCATCAGCTGCAGTAACATTACAACTATTATTAAATGGATATGATGCAGAAGGGTTATTTGTAGCTCCAACAGTTCCTCTTGCCAATTATTCATTTGAGTCAAGTGACGAAGATGTTGCAGCAGTCGATAATTCAGGCGAAGTAACAGCAGTCGCAACAGGAACAGCAGTTATTAAAATATATGAAACAGCGGACGCATTCAAAACGACCGTAGCAGAAGTGACAGTTATGGTTAAAGATTCCACTCCTTCAATTGCTGATGCAACAGTTGCCACACCAGCAAAAGTTGTTGCAGCAGGCGACATAACACTTGCTGATCTCTTTACAAAAGTAACGGCATTAGATCCAGAAGGTAAAGCGGTGGATGTTAATGCATTCAGCACAGCAGATGTAACTGTAGGAGCACCACCTGTTAAAATCGGGAGTTTCTTAGTTACATCAATTATACCTGCAGGATCAACTATAGAGGCGGATCCAATTGCAAGTGGTAAAATTGCTGTGAGCGGTACGGGGAAAGCAACCATCAACATTGCCTTACTAAATGCTAATGGTGAAATTGTTAAAGATGTAGATGTATTAATAGATATTCAGTAA
- a CDS encoding Fic family protein — translation MGSMKNRAGEYRTNLTGELQYRSFLPYPLPPSPPIELDEETIKLLAKANRSIGILEGMSRQIPDIDLFVSMYVRKEALLSSQIEGTQATLDDILDPNIEENTNQNVADVINYIKASQYGSARLAELPLCNRLLKEIHEILMQDVRDGEKSPGEFRSSQNWIGPAGSTLRDARYIPPHPEDMLEAMSDLEKFINSEDELDPLIKIALIHYQFETIHPFLDGNGRIGRLLIALYLINQNLLRHETLYISYFLKRNRIEYYDRLTEVRSKGNFEQWLKFFLLAAYESAQDAIDTIERIIKLHYKNVEVVKNTGKASKTIMKVFNYLESSPIIDIKKTSLALELSFNTVSNAVNKLVELGILKQTENVRRSRVFAYEEYLEILRKDT, via the coding sequence ATGGGAAGCATGAAAAACCGTGCTGGCGAATATAGAACAAATTTAACCGGTGAGCTTCAATATCGATCCTTTTTACCTTATCCATTGCCGCCAAGTCCGCCCATTGAGCTTGATGAAGAAACTATTAAGCTGCTTGCTAAGGCTAACCGCAGCATCGGTATTTTAGAAGGCATGTCAAGACAGATTCCTGATATTGATCTGTTTGTTTCTATGTATGTACGCAAGGAAGCCTTGCTGTCTTCGCAAATTGAAGGTACTCAGGCGACACTGGATGATATACTTGACCCGAACATTGAGGAAAACACCAACCAGAATGTCGCCGATGTCATCAACTATATCAAGGCCTCGCAGTATGGCTCAGCACGGCTTGCTGAACTTCCATTATGCAATCGCCTGCTTAAGGAAATTCACGAGATACTCATGCAGGACGTACGAGATGGAGAAAAAAGCCCCGGTGAATTCAGGAGTAGCCAAAACTGGATTGGACCGGCAGGCAGCACCTTAAGGGATGCAAGGTACATTCCTCCCCATCCTGAAGACATGCTTGAGGCGATGTCTGACCTTGAAAAATTTATAAACAGCGAGGATGAGCTTGATCCATTAATTAAAATAGCTTTGATTCACTATCAGTTTGAAACCATCCACCCATTTTTAGATGGTAACGGCAGAATAGGCCGGCTTCTCATTGCACTTTATCTGATTAACCAAAACCTATTGCGTCATGAGACTTTATATATATCTTATTTTTTAAAGAGAAACAGAATTGAGTATTATGACCGATTGACAGAGGTTAGATCGAAAGGTAATTTTGAGCAATGGCTGAAATTCTTTCTTTTAGCGGCCTATGAGTCAGCTCAGGATGCAATTGATACCATTGAAAGGATAATCAAGCTGCATTATAAAAATGTTGAAGTTGTAAAAAACACTGGAAAAGCTTCAAAAACTATCATGAAGGTATTCAATTATCTTGAAAGCAGTCCGATTATCGACATAAAAAAAACCAGTCTAGCATTGGAACTTTCTTTTAATACAGTGTCCAATGCTGTTAACAAGCTTGTTGAATTGGGAATACTAAAGCAAACCGAGAATGTCCGCAGAAGTCGGGTATTTGCTTATGAAGAGTATCTGGAGATACTGCGTAAAGATACCTAA
- a CDS encoding cell wall-binding repeat-containing protein, whose product MKKTKKALASLAIAGMVLSMAPISVFAADEDTRLAGADRYLTSIKIAEKAYASADTAVVAAGNPNNLVDALAAAPLAAQEDAPIYLTDKADMNDDVVKSMKALGVDKVIVVGAAASKAVVDELKAAGFTVEEVKGAGRVETAEAINAKLTAPAGTFVVGYDGVADAMSVASFAAANNYAIVVTNQNGMANGTVEADYIVGGTTRVKDIAGAKRLAGADRYDTNKQVIAELDFDFGKVYVGNGLTLADALVGSVLAAQTNSPIALTDGKTVKADIASNLDADSVIVALGGTAAVSNAVIDAVKNPPSDGVFAVDTVSAVAADVFAVNFTKAPADASKITFEVKQGTAPVTVSATWDGAKAALKKSSKFIAGTYTVVVKEGEKELANKEITVSEQKVAKIEITSSKLGVVSKTTDNETVQTGYATYKVLDQYGVDITNMALGQNVQFQTGVGSIEASKGLIKVTPSTGLNLLTFSGGVVITANDTTSGVSTTATLATSSQIGTLSDIVLTTLTNADGKELTAGDSTTVFYLGYEATDLSGNPTTNYELVKQGLIFQGGENSTNLTSSSPNVTAELVQDPKDSTKAAIRVTASDERTLVDQPVIITAMTWTGKNSQFNTTLKKQAEVYTFNLYAPAEAIASGESKEIPFVAYDQNNVQITKFSDLDGKVKLTGAYLDRNVDGTAVVKNDRVTNNTNSSIPAVISASVIETGKFSTITINIQKTVKADGLEFDSSVVKTNLQAGGASQKADFGYDKGGFTVKDQYGREIDMTTAAASDYKIRVKSDAPTVINATVTGGDADGNLTTGESQVVFTSGAAGSTTVRFELLDVNNKVVDSKSLTFSSVKDTDIKDYSIDELSKVVYGGTAKRADNNYTDQEKGWNASPKVYGKTSSGALVVLKGTPVVSAKSTSGDFYVYGGATGGAYDSVKVLATKPADLAKTGATGTISVTVKGADGYLYPVSTAIESSTAGPKAESVSVEVATEQPGVERDNDVVTLTADPASGRTIASLLGPTLAKFQADGSKGTQNVYFQAKDQYGKTASNLAYYSLLSEGTSLTKGSIVTVAANGEISGTFVPGDYITVSATTTTNLVKNVKIVFATTGTTPGDTTAPVVTGVEDGKTYSAAVTPASTDTDIATVVLTKGGTAVDGYALGTAISENGAYVLTVTDNAGNKTEISFTIDSESKVLTGDFQDVLGVKFVDVTLPAGVTAVDGVAKDGVAVTEGTGYTVEGSKLTIVDVTDANVITVTIGDDVYTVVK is encoded by the coding sequence ATGAAGAAGACTAAAAAGGCTTTAGCCTCCTTAGCTATCGCCGGTATGGTATTGTCAATGGCCCCGATCAGCGTATTTGCTGCTGACGAGGATACCCGTCTTGCCGGTGCCGACAGATACCTAACCTCGATCAAAATTGCAGAAAAAGCGTATGCTTCTGCAGATACCGCAGTTGTTGCTGCCGGTAACCCCAATAACCTCGTTGACGCTCTTGCTGCAGCTCCCCTGGCAGCTCAAGAAGACGCTCCGATCTACCTGACCGATAAAGCTGACATGAATGACGATGTCGTCAAATCCATGAAAGCTCTCGGCGTTGACAAAGTCATCGTAGTTGGTGCTGCTGCCAGCAAAGCTGTTGTTGACGAACTGAAAGCTGCCGGCTTCACAGTTGAAGAAGTTAAAGGCGCTGGCCGTGTTGAAACTGCCGAAGCTATCAACGCTAAGCTGACTGCTCCTGCAGGAACCTTCGTTGTAGGTTATGACGGCGTTGCTGACGCTATGTCCGTTGCTTCCTTCGCAGCTGCCAACAACTATGCTATCGTAGTTACTAACCAAAACGGTATGGCTAATGGCACTGTTGAAGCTGACTACATCGTGGGCGGAACCACCCGTGTTAAAGACATTGCCGGTGCAAAACGTCTTGCCGGTGCTGACCGTTACGACACCAACAAACAAGTTATTGCTGAACTCGACTTCGATTTCGGTAAAGTTTATGTTGGTAACGGCCTCACTTTGGCTGACGCTCTTGTCGGTTCTGTGCTTGCTGCACAAACCAATTCCCCGATTGCTTTAACTGACGGAAAAACTGTCAAAGCTGACATCGCTTCCAACTTAGATGCAGACAGCGTTATCGTTGCTCTGGGCGGAACCGCTGCTGTTAGCAACGCAGTAATCGATGCTGTGAAGAATCCTCCTTCCGATGGAGTATTCGCAGTTGATACTGTAAGCGCAGTTGCTGCTGATGTTTTTGCAGTAAACTTTACCAAAGCTCCTGCTGACGCTTCCAAGATTACTTTCGAAGTTAAGCAAGGAACTGCTCCTGTGACTGTCTCCGCTACCTGGGATGGCGCTAAAGCTGCTCTGAAGAAATCCTCCAAGTTCATTGCCGGAACTTACACTGTTGTTGTAAAAGAGGGCGAGAAAGAACTTGCTAACAAGGAAATTACCGTATCCGAGCAAAAAGTGGCTAAGATCGAGATCACTTCCAGCAAACTGGGTGTCGTCAGCAAAACGACAGATAATGAGACCGTTCAAACCGGTTATGCCACCTATAAGGTTTTGGATCAATATGGCGTGGATATAACCAACATGGCTCTGGGACAAAACGTTCAATTCCAAACCGGTGTCGGCTCTATTGAAGCAAGCAAAGGTTTGATCAAAGTTACCCCGTCAACCGGTCTGAACCTTCTGACCTTCAGCGGCGGCGTGGTTATCACCGCTAATGACACAACTTCTGGTGTTTCCACAACCGCTACCTTGGCCACATCTTCCCAAATCGGCACCTTGAGCGATATCGTATTGACTACCTTGACTAATGCTGATGGTAAGGAACTGACCGCCGGGGACAGCACCACGGTGTTCTATCTTGGTTACGAAGCTACCGACCTCAGCGGCAACCCCACAACCAACTATGAGCTGGTCAAGCAAGGGTTGATCTTCCAAGGTGGGGAGAATTCAACGAACCTGACTTCTTCCAGTCCTAATGTGACTGCGGAACTCGTTCAAGATCCCAAGGATTCCACCAAAGCGGCCATCAGAGTCACTGCTTCCGATGAAAGAACTCTGGTGGATCAGCCAGTGATCATCACTGCTATGACTTGGACCGGTAAAAATTCGCAGTTCAATACAACCTTGAAGAAACAAGCCGAAGTTTACACTTTCAACCTGTATGCTCCCGCGGAAGCTATCGCCAGCGGTGAGTCCAAGGAAATCCCCTTTGTGGCTTATGATCAAAACAACGTTCAAATCACTAAGTTCAGCGATTTGGACGGCAAAGTCAAACTTACCGGTGCTTACCTCGATAGAAATGTAGATGGAACGGCTGTTGTTAAGAACGACCGTGTTACAAACAACACCAATTCTTCGATTCCGGCCGTTATCTCCGCATCTGTGATCGAAACCGGTAAATTCAGCACCATCACCATCAATATTCAAAAAACGGTGAAAGCGGATGGGCTGGAGTTTGACTCCAGTGTCGTCAAGACCAATCTCCAAGCCGGCGGTGCCTCCCAAAAAGCCGACTTCGGCTATGACAAAGGCGGCTTCACTGTTAAAGACCAATACGGCAGAGAGATTGACATGACCACGGCTGCCGCCAGTGATTACAAGATCAGAGTAAAATCAGATGCTCCAACTGTCATTAACGCTACTGTTACCGGCGGCGACGCTGATGGCAATCTTACCACTGGTGAGTCTCAAGTCGTCTTCACTTCAGGTGCAGCTGGTTCAACCACTGTTCGTTTCGAGCTGTTAGACGTCAACAATAAAGTAGTTGACAGCAAGTCCCTGACCTTCTCTTCAGTAAAGGATACGGACATCAAGGACTATTCGATTGATGAGTTGTCCAAAGTTGTTTATGGCGGTACTGCCAAGAGAGCGGATAACAACTATACTGATCAGGAAAAAGGCTGGAATGCCAGTCCGAAAGTCTATGGTAAAACTTCTTCCGGAGCTCTTGTTGTTCTGAAAGGAACCCCGGTTGTCAGTGCCAAGAGCACAAGTGGTGACTTCTACGTTTATGGCGGAGCTACTGGTGGCGCTTATGATTCGGTTAAAGTCCTTGCCACGAAGCCTGCGGATCTGGCGAAAACCGGAGCTACCGGAACAATTAGTGTTACCGTTAAGGGAGCTGACGGCTATCTCTATCCGGTCAGCACAGCCATTGAATCCTCCACAGCAGGACCGAAGGCTGAGAGTGTAAGCGTTGAGGTTGCTACCGAACAACCTGGTGTTGAACGAGATAATGATGTGGTTACCCTGACCGCAGATCCAGCCAGCGGCAGAACTATCGCTTCCCTGCTCGGACCTACTCTGGCTAAATTCCAGGCAGACGGTTCCAAAGGAACTCAAAACGTCTACTTCCAGGCAAAAGACCAATACGGCAAAACCGCTTCCAATCTGGCTTACTACAGTCTGCTCAGTGAAGGAACCAGCTTGACGAAGGGTTCAATCGTTACGGTAGCTGCGAACGGAGAGATAAGCGGTACCTTCGTACCTGGAGACTATATCACGGTTTCCGCTACCACAACCACCAACCTGGTCAAAAACGTTAAAATCGTCTTTGCTACAACAGGAACTACTCCTGGCGACACAACTGCTCCGGTGGTAACTGGTGTAGAAGATGGCAAAACCTATTCTGCAGCAGTAACACCTGCAAGCACAGATACTGACATTGCAACTGTTGTCTTGACAAAAGGCGGCACCGCAGTAGATGGGTATGCATTAGGAACTGCTATCTCTGAAAATGGTGCTTATGTTCTGACTGTTACCGACAATGCTGGTAATAAGACAGAAATTAGCTTCACAATCGACAGTGAGAGCAAGGTATTAACAGGTGATTTCCAAGATGTACTGGGTGTTAAGTTCGTAGATGTTACTCTTCCTGCTGGAGTCACAGCTGTAGACGGTGTTGCTAAAGACGGCGTTGCTGTTACAGAAGGAACTGGATACACAGTTGAGGGATCAAAACTGACAATAGTTGATGTGACAGATGCTAATGTAATCACCGTTACGATTGGCGATGACGTATACACTGTTGTTAAATAA